From Nicotiana tabacum cultivar K326 chromosome 20, ASM71507v2, whole genome shotgun sequence, one genomic window encodes:
- the LOC107821139 gene encoding uncharacterized protein LOC107821139 → MKAFGFFILFLVMGTAFLSFICFSTGGMSFKWQNNDMEMTIRSRKLQGNGFGPSTTEGDSSNLDMEDYRPIDPVPSTKASIRPGPVEHGTPLMPYIPRPSPPPISANGGLP, encoded by the exons ATGAAGGCTTTTGGGTTCTTTATTCTGTTCTTGGTGATGGGGACAGCCTTTTTGTCCTTTATTTGCTTCAGCACTGGAG GAATGTCCTTCAAATGGCAAAATAATGACATGGAGATGACCATAAGAAGCAGAAAGCTGCAG GGCAATGGCTTCGGTCCAAGCACTACTGAGGGCGATTCGAGCAACTTAGATATGGAAGATTATCGCCCGATAGATCCAGTTCCTAGCACAAAAGCTTCTATAAGACCAGGACCTGTTGAGCATGGTACTCCTCTTATGCCTTACATTCCCAGGCCTTCACCTCCTCCTATTAGCGCCAATGGTGGGCTCCCATAA
- the LOC107821137 gene encoding uncharacterized protein LOC107821137 yields the protein MNNTINSSTPVEIRFYSKTIHRWVGTDINGTQKVVPYQEEEKLEEAFSLWLSYEELMMCMKSREKYKEIIVADVINNWPTISSLDFQENVEYRFIECNKEIIRASANLLLYRYHVCDRTRFRPASLSLIDSLKKTRIKSDTHENCCDLFRRFTSGFQTAGSQQWSGSEQGSRSVQGCGSRTSSGTPYPSPQSSSPSISRLCLRDSSTEPNAPSSAHASDSSEDDDPDDVRYDHYHRIIISPEGNELSVPGRTSITVKFVKIWSTNAVGDSDSFSTARRVKKRPSWVLPHIWVDLEKYWTTDKFKKQSEQRKKARASEKGGSLHCLGSRSMGDTRRHLEKKLGRKMSHDEFFMETHIRKKKAPTDPTR from the exons ATGAATAATACTATTAATTCATCGACGCCAGTGGAGATCCGATTCTACAGCAAAACCATACATCGATGGGTTGGAACTGACATCAATGGAACACAAAAGGTCGTCCCCTACCAAGAAGAGGAAAAATTAGAAGAAGCTTTTAGTCTATGGCTAAGCTACGAAGAGTTAATGATGTGCATGAAGTCTCgggaaaaatataaagaaataattgTGGCGGATGTCATTAACAACTGGCCTACGATTAGTTCTCTTGACTTTCAAGAAAACGTTGAATATCGTTTTATAGAATGCAACAAAGAGATAATTCGCGCATCAGCTAATCTCCTTTTGTACCGATATCATGTCTGTGACAGGACAAGGTTCCGACCGGCTAGTTTGTCATTGATTGACTCGCTGAAAAAGACGAGGATAAAGAGTGATACTCATGAGAATTGTTGTGATTTGTTTAGGAGATTTACCAGTGG ATTTCAGACGGCCGGATCGCAGCAGTGGTCTGGATCGGAGCAGGGGTCTAGATCTGTGCAGGGATGTGGATCGCGGACGTCTTCAGGGACCCCGTATCCCTCTCCACAGAGTTCGTCTCCTAGCATTTCTAGACTTTGTCTTCGAGATAGTAGCACTGAGCCAAATGCACCCTCTTCTGCACATGCTTCAGATTCATCGGAGGATGATGATCCGGATGATGTGCGTTATGATCATTACCATAGGATAATCATCAGTCCTGAAGGCAACGa ACTAAGTGTTCCTGGGAGGACCAGTATAACCGtgaaatttgtaaaaatttggaGTACAAATGCCGTAGGAGACTCTGATTCCTTCAGCACCGCTCGAAGGGTTAAAAAGAGGCCTTCATGGGTTCTACCGCATATATGGGTGGATCTGGAGAAGTATTGGACCACCGACAAATTCAAGAAGCAGAGTGAACAGAGAAAGAAAGCCCGAGCATCTGAGAAGGGTGGCTCCTTGCACTGTCTGGGTTCAAGGAGCATGGGGGATACGAGGAGACATCTG gaaaaaaaaTTGGGGAGGAAGATGAGtcatgatgagttcttcatggagactcacatccggaagaagaaggcaccGACAGATCCAACTAGATGA